The following coding sequences are from one Dreissena polymorpha isolate Duluth1 chromosome 8, UMN_Dpol_1.0, whole genome shotgun sequence window:
- the LOC127842293 gene encoding uncharacterized protein LOC127842293: protein MASLADGFKEKERVNWLKAWLAIDIAKSGLEHLADNEARNFHQHIYNNVTSTLQSQSYTCNSCNTANLLRNQQCPVKICNKVCQEIIKEHRYKKCSWNNTSATLWQTSHWEIAKCYIQTDGYADKISIQETDFNGVVSFMLNCKRFDSKFSFPITKGKPTHNNPACLLYKAREVHKAVRHSSIMKVTDVDLQDYFTTLNNLLNDSSYLSQDNVAKNAVVKLAQTRSPAQLTKGCSSMFTLPT, encoded by the exons ATGGCAAGTTTAGCTGATGGGTTTAAGGAGAAGGAACGGGTGAACTGGCTCAAGGCGTGGCTAGCAATAGACATTGCGAAGTCTGGCTTGGAGCACTTAGCTGACAACGAGGCTCGTAATTTTCACCAGCACATTTACAACAATGTAACGTCTACTCTCCAGTCACAATCATATACTTGCAACAGCTGTAACACAGCAAATTTACTGCGAAACCAACAGTGTCCAGTCAAGATTTGTAATAAAGTTTGCCAGGAAATAATCAAGGAACATCGGTACAAAAAATGTTCTTGGAATAATACATCTGCGACATTATGGCAAACGAGTCATTGGGAAATAGCGAAATGTTACATCCAAACAGATGGATATGCTGACAAGATATCGATTCAAGAAACAGACTTTAACGGAGTCGTCAGTTTTATGCTGAACTGCAAACGCTTTGATAGCAAGTTTTCTTTTCCAATAACAAAGGGAAAGCCAACCCATAACAATCCTGCATGCCTCCTGTATAAG GCTCGTGAAGTCCATAAAGCTGTGCGGCACTCTTCAATAATGAAAGTCACGGATGTCGATCTCCAAGACTATTTCACAACATTGAACAACCTGCTGAATGATTCAAGCTATCTCAGTCAAGATAACGTTGCCAAAAATGCTGTGGTGAAATTAGCCCAG